DNA sequence from the Sulfurimonas sediminis genome:
AAGTTGTCCGCTTGTTGTTAGAGATGTGACCGGAGCTGTGCTGTCACTTGTAGAACCACAGCCACTTAAGAGAAGTGCTGCCGTAACAGTTGATATACCGAGAAGTGTTTTTAAATATTTTGCTTGCATTATACAATCCTTTTTTTGTTAATTTTACAGAAGTATAATATAGAAGTGTTAGCGCAGTGTTAGTACCTCAAAGAGGAGGTACCTAGAAGTTGAAATCCAAATTTGTGTAGATGTAGCGTCCCGGTTCATTCATAAGCATAATATCAGTTGTTCCTCCAGTTATAAGAACTAAATCCGCATAGGTATTACTTCTTGCATAGGTTTTGTTGAGTATATTGTTCATCCCTACAGTAAAGTCAAATTTTTTATTGACAGCATGTTTTATTTTTGCATTTAAAATTGCCCAGCCGGCTAGAACTTGTTCGCCATTTTCATCATCTATTTGTGTCCAGCGTTTACGCATCATAGTGTCAATTGTTGCCATAGAACGGTTGGCATATTCATAGTTAAGAGCAATTTTTCCTTCAAGCGGTGCTATATCGGCCAAGTTAGTATTTGTTTGTCCTGCAAGAGGTGCATCTTTTTTTCCGCGTTTATAGGCCGCACTCATATCTAAAGAGATGTCATCACTCAGATAAACAGATGCGCTGGCTTCTCCACCATAAATATAGGCGTCAATATTTTGAAATGCATTCACAGCTACACCTTTTTGGATGTAGATATAATCTTTAAGTTTTGAGTAAAAAGTTTTAATTTTAAACTCGAAACTATCATTATTGATTTCGTATCCTAAATCAATTTCTTGATTTCTGACATTTTTAAGATCAGGGGTTCCGACAAGATTACCCATAGAACTGAAGAAGTAAAGTTCTCTGGCATCTGGTACACGATAAGCCTGTCCGATACCAAAGAAAATTTTATTTTTTTGATTAAGACTGTATGTTCCAAGAATATTTGCCCCTACCGAGTGATAATTATTGTCTTGATAGCTGTCGTTTGTTATGATAGTATCATCAACTCTGGCTCCAAGAGAAAGACTAAATGCACCAAAGTTTTTGTCAAGTTTTGCAAAGAGTGCTGTGTTTTTTGTAACTGCATTGTCGATACTTTTCTTGTACCCCATGAGTGCCGCTGAATCATTTTTCTCATAATGTCCATCCCATTTTCTGTTGCTTGCATCAAGACCGATAAGAAGTTTGTAGGAATTGATGTCAAAACTATTTTTTAGTTTGATGCCATCAAGGTTTGTTGTCAACCAGTTTTTAATATTTCCGGTAGCCAAGGCAGAGTTTCTATAGTTTGTTCCCATTGGATGATCAACATCAGAGTGATAATATTGCAAATTGATATTTTTATACCCTTTGGCTACATTGTCAATATTATATTCCACAGAGTAGATATTTGAGTCATCATAGAGGGCGTCCATCTTTGAGTTTGCGTACAATACATTGTCACTTCTGTTTGCTGTGACACTCAAACGAAGTTCTTGATCTTTTGCAGTTGTGATAAATGCTTTCGCCATGGCACTCTTTTTTGTGTACGCAGGCATATCATAATAGGCAGGTTGGAGTCTTGGGTCTTTAGAACCAACCAGTGTTGTAGAATTTGCTGCTTGATATTTGTCAATCTGCTGTGCTAATGTATCTCCGTTTCCGTCATGATACTGATCAGAGGATTCAGTCGAGACTGTTGCAGTCATGCGAATAAAATCATTGCCACCACTTGCACTTGCACCAAACTTTTTATAGTTCCATGAACCAAAGCCGAGATTTACAGATGCTTTGAAATCTTTTGTGGGTTGTTTTGTTTTTATCTTTACACCACCGCTTAAATTGCCGTATGTTGTTACATCATATGGTCCTGTTATTATTTCGATAGAATCAATCTGGTTGGCTACGATGTGTGATACAGGCGGATCCATTCTGTTTGGACAGGCTCCATAGATTTTTGTACCGTCAACCTCTACGGAAATATTGTCGCGTTTTTGTCCGCGGATGAAGATGTCATTGGCAATACCGCTTCTGCGACTCATGTCTATACTTGGAACTGAATCAGCGAGTGCTTGTGCAACATCAGCAGAAACCTGCGCATTTTGTGCGACTTCGGTGAGTGTTGTGGATTCTACACTGATTGGTGCAAGTTCAATTTCTGAGGCATACAAAGAGGAGAAGACTAATAAAGAGAGTGTAATTGTTTTTTTCATGGTGTATCCTTTTTAAATATATATTTTAAAGAATAATTTTAAGAAATTATTTAATTTATGATACAAAAAGAAGTGTTACAAAAGTGTTAATTTTTTGCTAAAATTGCAGTATGAGTACAAAAGAAAAAATAAAACGGACGATTTTAATAGCAGCGGGGTTTGGTCTGGCGACCTATTTGATTATGAGCGGGATGGCGATGTTGCAGTAAAGGCTTTGTCATACAAAGATGGCTTGCATGACACACAGCCCGCACTGAAGTACGGGTTCCGAAATACCTCGGAATCGGTACTTCAGTGCTGACTAAGGTGTTTGAATTTTGTGAAGCAGTTTCTCGGAATCGGTACTTCAGTGCCGACTAAGGTGTTTGGGTTTTGAAGAACTTATAGGGAAAAATTCATAGTCACACAGTGAAGTGAACCGTGTTGAC
Encoded proteins:
- a CDS encoding TonB-dependent receptor, yielding MKKTITLSLLVFSSLYASEIELAPISVESTTLTEVAQNAQVSADVAQALADSVPSIDMSRRSGIANDIFIRGQKRDNISVEVDGTKIYGACPNRMDPPVSHIVANQIDSIEIITGPYDVTTYGNLSGGVKIKTKQPTKDFKASVNLGFGSWNYKKFGASASGGNDFIRMTATVSTESSDQYHDGNGDTLAQQIDKYQAANSTTLVGSKDPRLQPAYYDMPAYTKKSAMAKAFITTAKDQELRLSVTANRSDNVLYANSKMDALYDDSNIYSVEYNIDNVAKGYKNINLQYYHSDVDHPMGTNYRNSALATGNIKNWLTTNLDGIKLKNSFDINSYKLLIGLDASNRKWDGHYEKNDSAALMGYKKSIDNAVTKNTALFAKLDKNFGAFSLSLGARVDDTIITNDSYQDNNYHSVGANILGTYSLNQKNKIFFGIGQAYRVPDARELYFFSSMGNLVGTPDLKNVRNQEIDLGYEINNDSFEFKIKTFYSKLKDYIYIQKGVAVNAFQNIDAYIYGGEASASVYLSDDISLDMSAAYKRGKKDAPLAGQTNTNLADIAPLEGKIALNYEYANRSMATIDTMMRKRWTQIDDENGEQVLAGWAILNAKIKHAVNKKFDFTVGMNNILNKTYARSNTYADLVLITGGTTDIMLMNEPGRYIYTNLDFNF